In one Oryza glaberrima chromosome 2, OglaRS2, whole genome shotgun sequence genomic region, the following are encoded:
- the LOC127764672 gene encoding calmodulin-binding receptor kinase CaMRLK-like — MPPMLHAILLLAVAATATSASAATAPAAARNSTSNCTVPLPDAGIVFAAFKNVTNFPLPRRPSCRPVRRLAYPSRNLAGVVGWAALGNLSGLLTVDLSGNSLEGDDCFGGGALWRAPLLRSVDVSRNRLGGALRLGASARMASLNASRNGFTSVVGVDGLAAGLVVLDVSGNRIAAVPEGLRRLTRVRRLDMSRNSMAGRFPDDLPPLDGVEFLDISDNNFSGVVNSTWVTKFGRSAFLRAGNASSLVIEDNPPASAPAPAQATMTPPSGRKKHKRVVLIVVVVVCGVVAVSAAVAFMAGCVACGFNRRKKGGKKAAAAAAWEDDEVAVGAVKVAATAPVVLVERPLMELTLADLTAATSGFGRESQLADVGGRSGAAYRAVLPGDLHVVVRVVDGAVAGVGGDDDGDVAAAAAGLRELARLRHPNILPLLGYCIAGKEKLLLYEYIEKGNLYRWLHELPASSMDMEETGADMWDTTEQNKKSIDDWPTRYHIILGIARGLAFLHQGWAGSSGRPIVHGNLVPTNVLLGDDLEPRISDYIHPMDSNNGEVAPESDVYSFGVLVFELVTGQVRWDDSTVSWARGVIRNRKSLNIVDARLREEEEEGGTRGAAKTTMTVAEREMVECLQVGFLCTAHSPEKRPSMQQVVGVLKDIRPAPPPAGGAGETP; from the exons ATGCCGCCCATGCTCcacgccatcctcctcctcgccgtcgccgccaccgccacctcggcgtccgcggcgacggcgcctgCGGCCGCGCGAAACAGCACCTCCAACTGCACCGTGCCGCTCCCTGACGCCGGCATCGTCTTCGCCGCGTTCAAGAACGTCACCAACTTCCCCctgccgcggcggccgtcgtgCCGGCCCGTGCGGAGGCTGGCATACCCGTCGCGgaacctcgccggcgtcgtcgggtGGGCGGCGCTGGGGAACCTGTCCGGGCTGCTCACCGTCGACCTCTCCGGGAACTCCCTCGAGGGCGACGActgcttcggcggcggcgcgctctggCGCGCCCCGCTGCTCAGGTCCGTCGACGTGTCGCGGAACCGGCTCGGCGGCGCGCTGCGGCTCGGGGCGAGCGCGCGGATGGCATCGCTCAACGCATCCCGCAACGGGTTCACctccgtcgtcggcgtcgacgggctcgccgccggcctggtGGTTCTCGACGTGTCCGGGAACAGgatcgccgccgtgccggaggGGTTGCGGCGGCTGACGCGGGTTCGGCGGCTCGACATGTCGCGGAACTCGATGGCCGGGAGGTTCCCCGACGACCTGCCACCGCTCGACGGCGTTGAGTTCTTGGACATATCGGATAACAACTTCTCCGGCGTCGTGAACTCCACCTGGGTCACCAAATTCGGCCGCTCCGCGTTCCTCAGAGCCGGCAATGCGTCGTCACTAGTGATCGAGGACAatccgccggcgtcggcgccggctccGGCTCAGGCGACGATGACGCCGCCCAGTGGCAGGAAGAAGCACAAGCGTGTCGttctcatcgtcgtcgtcgtggtctgCGGCGTGGTGGCCGTGTCCGCCGCGGTGGCGTTCATGGCAGGGTGCGTGGCGTGTGGGTTCAACCGGCGCAAGAAGGGagggaagaaggcggcggcggcggcggcgtgggaggacgACGAGGTCGCCGTGGGCGCGGTGAAGGTGGCGGCCACCGCGCCGGTGGTGCTGGTCGAGCGGCCGCTGATGGAGCTGACGCTGGCCGACCTCACCGCGGCGACGTCGGGGTTCGGGCGCGAGTCGCAGCTCGCCGACGTcggcggccgcagcggcgccGCGTACCGCGCCGTGCTCCCGGGGGACCTGCACGTCGTCGTGCGCGTCGTTGATGGCGCGGTGGccggggtcggcggcgacgacgacggcgacgtcgcggcggcggcggccgggctcCGGGAACTTGCAAGGCTCAGGCACCCAAACATTCTTCCGCTCCTTGGCTATTGCATTGCAG GAAAGGAGAAACTCCTCCTATACGAGTACATAGAGAAGGGCAACCTTTACCGGTGGCTCCATGAGCTACCAGCAAGTAGTATGGACATGGAAGAAACCGGTGCTGATATGTGGGACACCACGGAGCAGAACAAGAAGTCCATAGATGATTGGCCTACCCGGTACCACATCATACTAGGAATCGCACGAGGGCTCGCGTTCTTGCACCAGGGATGGGCAGGATCATCGGGACGTCCAATTGTGCACGGCAATCTGGTCCCAACCAACGTCCTCCTCGGCGATGACCTAGAGCCTAGGATATCGGACTACATACACCCCATGGATAGTAACAATGGAGAGGTGGCCCCAGAGAgtgacgtgtacagcttcggcgtgcTGGTGTTTGAGCTTGTGACAGGACAGGTGAGATGGGATGATTCGACGGTGAGCTGGGCCCGAGGTGTGATCCGGAACCGGAAGAGCCTCAACATCGTCGACGCGAGGctaagagaggaagaggaggagggcggcacCCGTGGAGCAGCAAAGACAACGATGACGGTGGCGGAGCGGGAGATGGTGGAGTGCCTGCAGGTGGGGTTCCTCTGCACGGCGCACTCGCCGGAGAAGAGGCCCTCGATGCAGCAGGTAGTGGGGGTGCTCAAGGACATCaggccggcgcctcctcccgctGGAGGCGCCGGCGAGACGCCATGA
- the LOC127764306 gene encoding peroxidase P7-like: protein MASRTWHCLLLLVFFLLSDDASGQLSTSYYADSCPSVEKVVHATVASAIQAERRMGASLIRLFFHDCFVQGCDASILLDDVPATGFIGEKTAAPNNNSVRGYEVIDQIKANVEDVCPGVVSCADIVALAARDSTALLGGPSWAVPLGRCDSRTASRSEANSDLPGPGSDLTTLIARFRSKGLSPRDMTALSGSHTVGFSQCTNFRAHIYNDANIDPSFAALRRRACPAAAPNGDTNLAPLDVQTQNLFDNAYYGNLLVRRGLLHSDQVLFNGGSQDALVRQYAANPALFAADFAKAMVKMGNIGQPSDGEVRCDCRFINDS from the exons ATGGCTTCTAGGACTTGGCATTGCTTGTTGttgctcgtcttcttcctcctctccgacgATGCCTCCGGGCAACTGTCGACGTCGTACTACGCCGATAGCTGCCCGTCGGTGGAGAAGGTCGTGCACGCCACCGTGGCGAGCGCCATCCAGGCCGAGAGGCGGATGGGCGCCTCCCTCAtccgcctcttcttccacgactgcttcgtccaG GGCTGCGACGCGTCCATCCTTCTGGACGACGTGCCGGCGACCGGGTTCATCGGCGAGAAGACCGCCGCCCCGAACAACAACTCCGTGCGCGGCTACGAGGTCATCGACCAGATCAAGGCCAACGTCGAGGACGTCTGCCCCGgcgtcgtctcctgcgccgacatcgtcgccctcgccgcgcgcgaCAGCACCGCCCTG CTCGGCGGGCCGAGCTGGGCGGTGCCGCTCGGCCGGTGCGACTCGAGGACGGCGAGCCGCAGCGAGGCGAACAGCGACCTGCCGGGGCCGGGGAGCGACCTCACCACGCTCATCGCGCGGTTCCGCAGCAAGGGACTGAGCCCGCGCGACATGACGGCGCTCTCCGGCTCGCACACCGTCGGCTTCTCGCAGTGCACCAACTTCCGCGCCCACATCTACAACGACGCCAACATCGACCCGTCGTtcgccgcgctgcgccgccgcgcgtgcCCCGCCGCGGCCCCGAACGGCGACACCAACCTGGCGCCGCTCGACGTGCAGACGCAGAACTTGTTCGACAACGCCTACTACGGCAACCTGCTCGTCCGGCGAGGCCTCCTCCACTCCGACCAGGTGCTGTTCAACGGCGGGTCGCAGGACGCGCTGGTGAGGCAGTACGCCGCCAACCCGGCGCTGTTCGCCGCCGACTTCGCCAAGGCGATGGTGAAGATGGGGAACATCGGGCAGCCCAGCGACGGCGAGGTCAGGTGCGACTGCAGGTTCATCAACGACAGCTGA
- the LOC127764305 gene encoding peroxidase P7-like translates to MAAASSTTTTAWRCCLLLALVLPMISSFAAGDDAPPLPMTPSYYSKSCPTLEAIVRGTMVSAIKAERRMGASILRLFFHDCFVQGCDASILLDDVQGFVGEKTAGPNANSIRGYEVIDKIKANVEAACPGVVSCADILALAAREGVNLLGGPSWEVPLGRRDSTTASKSEADSDLPGPSSSLADLIAAFGKKGLAPRDMTALSGAHTIGYAQCQFFRGHIYNDTNVDPLFAAERRRRCPAASGSGDSNLAPLDDMTALAFDNAYYRDLVGRRGLLHSDQELFNGGSQDERVKKYSTDPDLFAGDFVAAMIKMGKICPLTGAAGQIRKNCRVVSSS, encoded by the exons ATGGCTGCAGCATCGTCTactacgactactgcctggcgTTGTTGCCTTCTCCTTGCGCTCGTCCTGCCGATGatctcctccttcgccgccggcgacgacgcgccgccgctgcccatgACACCGTCTTACTACAGCAAGTCGTGCCCTACGCTCGAGGCCATCGTGCGCGGCACCATGGTCAGTGCCATCAAAGCCGAGCGCCGGATGGGCGCCTCCATCCtccgcctcttcttccacgactgcttcgtccaG GGCTGCGATGCATCGATTCTTCTTGACGACGTGCAGGGCTTCGTCGGAGAGAAGACCGCCGGCCCCAACGCCAACTCCATCCGCGGCTACGAGGTCATCGACAAGATCAAGGCCAACGTCGAGGCCGCCTGCCCCGgcgtcgtctcctgcgccgacatcctcgccctcgccgcccgcgaGGGCGTCAACCTG CTCGGCGGGCCGAGCTGGGAGGTGCCGCTGGGGCGGCGCGACTCGACGACGGCAAGCAAGAGCGAGGCGGACAGCGACCTGCCGGGGCCGTCGTCCAGCCTCGCCGACCTCATCGCGGCGTTCGGCAAGAAGGGCCTGGCGCCGCGCGACATGACGGCGCTCTCCGGCGCGCACACCATCGGCTACGCGCAGTGCCAGTTCTTCCGCGGCCACATCTACAACGACACCAACGTCGACCCGCTGTTCGctgccgagcgccgccgccgctgccccgccgCGTCGGGCTCCGGCGACTCCAACCTGGCGCCGCTCGACGACATGACGGCGCTCGCCTTCGACAACGCCTACTACCGCGACCTGgtcggccgccgcggcctgCTCCACTCCGACCAGGAGCTCTTCAACGGCGGCTCGCAGGACGAGCGGGTGAAGAAGTACAGCACCGACCCGGACCTCTTCGCTGGCGACTTCGTGGCGGCGATGATAAAGATGGGGAAGATATGCCCGCTCACCGGAGCAGCCGGCCAGATCAGGAAGAACTGCAGGGTGGTCAGCAGCAGCTGA